DNA from Thermodesulfobacteriota bacterium:
TGCTTTAAGAAGGGGGGCTCTTTCTTGAGCTATCTTATAAAGTTCCTCTGTAGTCAAGTTAAAGGGAGATTTTTCAATTTCAGTCTCTGGGTTTCCGAGTGGGGAATCTGGTGGACGGTTCAGGATACTCCGAATTCTTGCTTCGACCATCCCCTTTTGCTCATTAAGAAGATCAAGCTGTTCTATAAATCTTGATACTTCAACCTGAGCCTTTAATACATCCTGCTGTATTCCGTCTCCCACAGCATATTTCGCTTCAGCAATTTGTTCGAATTTTTCAAGAATGTCTTTATTCTTTGCGATAATTTCTATGGATTTGTGAACTAAAAACCAGATATAGTATGCTTCCTTCAGATCGGCTATAACCCTTCTCAGGTCTGTTTCGTACATTTTCTCCTGAGCTTCCGCCTCCTCTTTTGCGGTTTGCTCTCTGAGTGAAAGCTTCCCAGGGAAGGGAAATTCTTGGAAGAATGTGAATAAAAACATACTATCAGGCGTTTCGTTTAGCGTTATTCTGTCAAAACTGACGTTAAACCAATTAATTCCAACTATTGGATCAGGCAGCGAACCCTCCTGAGATGGACGCTTTGTAGAGGCTTCCCACCTGGCTCTTGCAGCTTTTATTTCAGGGTTATTCTGAAGGGTTTCATCAACAAGCGATTTAAGGGTTGTAACCTCATCAGCATAAGAATTCGCTACCATAATACACATGATGCTTACTACTGAAATAAGTAATTTCATTTTTTACCCCCAAAACTATTTATACTTACAACTGGCTTTTGTGAAAAGGGCCATTTATCATCTACCGTCCATTCATTTCTTAATTGTCCTTTACTTCTTTAATCATGATATAACTAACGCCGCCACTCTCGATTAGATCTCCTTTAACAGTCACTTTCTTCTCAACATAATCGAAAACTGGGTTATTGGGATTTGTAAAAGCCTCCCTCTGGAGGATTGGATAGATTTTTCCTTGTTCATCCATGATTGCTAGGTTCATACCGGCTTTTGCGCACCGTTGAGCACATTCTCTGTGACCCTCTCCTTTCATGCCCATGGTTAATAAGCAAAATGGGTCTATTACTGTGCCCTTTATCGTCACTTCACTACCAATCACACTTACATCAAAATAAGTGGCGAAAGTTAGAAAAATTATTAATATCCATAGACTCAAAGATAGCTTTCTAAATTTAAACATAATTTGATCTCTCCTTTTTTTCTTCTTCTAGACTCTAGACTTGATTCTAGTGCGAATGGTTTGTTGCCCGATGCCTCTGGGGTAGAAGAATAAAATCAGATGGACTTAGCTTGCAGTCTCGATATACCTTTACCAAACAGAGGTCAGACCGGTGGGAATGGAATTAAATTAGAAATGAAGAATTTGACAGGAATAAATAGGGTGGGTCGTGTTCTCTTATATTAACACTTAAGCTTGAGTCAAGATGCTTATTCATTTCAAGGCTTGAATTTTTAATGAATGAAGCGTCTAATATTAAATCTTTAAAGGTTAAATGATCCTTGTGAGGAGCATTATTAAGTGATACAAAACAACACCTGAAAGCTCCATGATTCGTAACGTGTTCGTTTAAATAATAAATAGTGGCATCGCTCTTATGTCTATTTTGAGAGTGATCTTCTTTTTTTAAGGAATGGCAATTTGAGTTACTCGAGGGAAAGGAAGAAGAGATCGATCTTGACCCGAAGCCCGAGTAGCATGCGATTAGAGTTACAACCAAAAACAAGTTTAATTTCTTCATCTGTAGCAAAATATATTATTTATATTAGTAATTGTCAAGATTCTGAGATTAGATTCAACCCATGGTAAGACTATATTATACATGATTCCTTGTAATTGCTTGCAGATTTTTTGAAACTCTCAAGCCATAAATAACTTGATATAATGTTAATATCAACTTAGATTAAGAAATGATGGGGAAATTAATAATAGCTTCAAACAGATTGCCTATAACAATTACTAAACGAAAGGGGAAATTTAAAGTTCAATCAAGTGCCGGTGGTCTAGTAACTGCATTAGGGGGATTAGAGAAATCTCAACAGCACGTATGGGTAGGCTGGCCAGGGATTTCTATGAGTCCTTCTAATCCTGAATCAAAGGATATAAAGGCTTTGCTAGAACCTGAAAATTATCATCCGGTTTTTCTGTCTAGAAATGACATTGAGGATTATTATCACGGATTTTGTAATGAAACGGTCTGGCCTCTTTTTCACTACTTTGTTCAGTTTGCCTTGTTTGATAAAGA
Protein-coding regions in this window:
- a CDS encoding TolC family protein, translating into MKLLISVVSIMCIMVANSYADEVTTLKSLVDETLQNNPEIKAARARWEASTKRPSQEGSLPDPIVGINWFNVSFDRITLNETPDSMFLFTFFQEFPFPGKLSLREQTAKEEAEAQEKMYETDLRRVIADLKEAYYIWFLVHKSIEIIAKNKDILEKFEQIAEAKYAVGDGIQQDVLKAQVEVSRFIEQLDLLNEQKGMVEARIRSILNRPPDSPLGNPETEIEKSPFNLTTEELYKIAQERAPLLKAKENLIDREEEALKLAKKEYYPDFSIGASPGLMGIPGGGGTQGAWGVTFGVKVPLYFWRKQRYGVEEAVLQLKAAQEDFSSTSQDISFRVKDQYLVAKTSENLLKLFEEGIIPQATSSLESAIAGYQVGNIDFLTLLDNLLTLFNFELTYYTHLTNYQKALARIEEIIDMDLIK